From a region of the Streptomyces caniferus genome:
- a CDS encoding SPFH domain-containing protein, translating to MFGYRVPAPDQAMLISGGRRGQGGAPFRVVTGHGKFVLPVFRKVRFLTLAMCEAEVAETCVTRQGIALTVRAVIAFKVGNDTESVVNAGQRFLSDQDQMSVLTGRIFAGHLRSIIGSMTVEEIVTERQKLATEVLETSKTEMAKIGLIVDSLQIQSIDDGDTGYIEAMSAPHKAAIQRQAQIAQAQATQASVEAQQEAARNQAEYSRQTAVVQAEYSAEVDRAQARAAQAGPLAQAHAQQEVLAAKTELAERAAQLRQQELVAEVVKPAEAEAERIRLLAMAEAERMKIQAEAAASHDRVALDRMLIDQLPQIVKEASAGLSNANVNVLNGTDGLGEIAAGLVGQGLTILDSVRRNLRTTEGQDGKADKNGGTAGKQGHSGRVEIE from the coding sequence ATGTTCGGTTACCGCGTTCCTGCCCCCGATCAAGCCATGCTGATCTCGGGAGGCAGGCGTGGACAGGGGGGCGCGCCGTTCCGAGTGGTGACCGGGCACGGCAAGTTCGTGCTGCCGGTCTTCCGCAAGGTCCGTTTTCTGACGCTGGCGATGTGCGAGGCCGAGGTCGCCGAGACCTGCGTGACCCGGCAGGGCATCGCGCTGACGGTGCGCGCCGTCATTGCGTTCAAGGTCGGCAACGACACCGAGAGCGTGGTCAACGCCGGTCAGCGGTTCCTGTCCGACCAGGACCAGATGTCGGTCCTGACCGGCCGGATCTTCGCCGGCCATCTGCGCTCCATCATCGGTTCGATGACGGTCGAGGAGATCGTCACCGAGCGGCAGAAGCTGGCCACCGAGGTCCTGGAGACGTCCAAGACGGAGATGGCGAAGATCGGCCTGATCGTCGACTCCCTGCAGATCCAGTCGATCGACGACGGTGACACCGGCTACATCGAGGCGATGTCCGCCCCGCACAAGGCGGCCATCCAGCGGCAGGCGCAGATCGCCCAGGCCCAGGCCACCCAGGCCTCGGTGGAGGCGCAGCAGGAGGCCGCGCGCAACCAGGCCGAATACTCCCGGCAGACCGCCGTGGTCCAGGCCGAGTACTCCGCCGAGGTGGACCGGGCCCAGGCCCGCGCCGCCCAGGCCGGCCCGCTCGCCCAGGCCCACGCACAGCAGGAAGTCCTCGCCGCCAAGACCGAACTAGCCGAGCGTGCCGCTCAGTTGCGTCAGCAGGAGCTGGTGGCCGAGGTCGTCAAGCCCGCGGAGGCGGAGGCCGAGCGCATCCGGCTGCTGGCCATGGCCGAGGCCGAGCGGATGAAGATCCAGGCCGAGGCCGCCGCGTCGCACGACCGCGTGGCCCTGGACCGGATGCTGATCGACCAGCTCCCGCAGATCGTCAAGGAGGCCTCCGCGGGCCTGTCCAACGCCAATGTCAACGTCCTCAACGGCACCGACGGCCTGGGCGAGATCGCCGCGGGCCTGGTCGGCCAGGGCCTGACCATCCTCGACTCGGTCCGCCGCAACCTCCGCACCACCGAGGGCCAGGACGGCAAGGCCGACAAGAACGGCGGGACCGCCGGGAAGCAGGGCCACAGCGGCCGGGTCGAGATCGAGTAG
- a CDS encoding ferredoxin produces MRVHIDQEKCCGAGSCVLSAPEVFDQREEDGIVVLLDAEPPAGLHEAVHEAAAICPAAAISVEQVEQLDQAERVERV; encoded by the coding sequence ATGCGCGTACACATCGACCAGGAGAAGTGCTGCGGCGCCGGAAGCTGTGTGCTGTCCGCGCCGGAGGTGTTCGACCAGCGCGAGGAGGACGGCATCGTCGTCCTCCTCGACGCCGAACCGCCCGCCGGTCTCCATGAGGCGGTCCATGAGGCAGCGGCCATCTGCCCGGCCGCGGCGATCTCGGTGGAGCAGGTGGAGCAGCTGGATCAGGCGGAGCGCGTGGAGCGGGTCTAG
- a CDS encoding MFS transporter — translation MTQIPPSGAIGRQSASARTGTPKAGPQDDPRAVRQDVRQAGPQAGPPGPEAAGTGGAARGAANGAAPWRALALVLVGAFMAVLDTFIVLVAAPALQADLHATAADVQLVLAGYQLTYALALITGARLGDRFGRRRLFMTGMALFTLASVGCALAPGAGSLIAARLVQGLGAAAMFPQVFAVIQVLIPAGKRPKAFGALGAVIGMATMSGQLIGGVLISADLFGSSWRPAFWVNVPVGVVTLLLAGLFLPETRAPRARRLDLPGAAVLTVALFLLVVPLVEGRAYGWPLWTWLSLAASVPAFALLCLVERRVEAAGGTPLVRLGLLGERPFAVGMTLVVLTYAGINSLFLVLSLTLQDGLRRDALGAGLVYTPFAVAFFLTSLLAGRLARHGRRVLRIGALTGAVGFVGTIVLALGAGAELSAWELVPPLLLVGAGNGLLVTPLLNAVLGNVGPEDVGMASGVLSTGQQIGGAVGVALVGILYYGALGGAAHNDTRAYGQALAAALLLNVVLAAAISALLPLLPDAARRRAQAPPSRA, via the coding sequence ATGACTCAGATCCCACCCTCAGGTGCCATCGGCCGGCAGTCCGCATCGGCGCGGACCGGCACGCCGAAGGCCGGGCCGCAGGACGATCCCCGGGCGGTGCGGCAGGACGTTCGGCAGGCCGGTCCGCAGGCCGGTCCGCCCGGTCCCGAGGCTGCGGGGACGGGCGGTGCGGCGAGGGGTGCGGCGAACGGCGCGGCGCCATGGCGGGCCCTGGCGCTCGTACTGGTCGGGGCGTTCATGGCGGTGCTCGACACCTTCATCGTGCTGGTCGCCGCCCCTGCCCTCCAGGCCGATCTGCACGCCACCGCCGCCGACGTCCAGCTCGTCCTGGCGGGCTACCAGCTCACGTACGCCCTCGCCCTGATCACCGGTGCGCGGCTCGGCGACCGCTTCGGCCGCAGGCGGCTGTTCATGACCGGGATGGCGCTGTTCACCCTGGCGTCCGTGGGCTGTGCGCTCGCCCCCGGCGCCGGCAGTCTGATCGCCGCACGGCTGGTCCAAGGCCTCGGCGCGGCCGCGATGTTCCCGCAGGTGTTCGCGGTGATCCAGGTACTGATCCCGGCCGGCAAGCGCCCGAAGGCGTTCGGTGCGCTCGGTGCGGTCATCGGCATGGCCACCATGTCCGGCCAGCTGATCGGGGGCGTACTGATCTCCGCCGACCTCTTCGGCTCCTCGTGGCGGCCGGCCTTCTGGGTCAATGTGCCCGTCGGGGTGGTGACGCTGCTGCTCGCCGGGCTGTTCCTGCCCGAGACGCGGGCGCCGAGGGCCCGGCGGCTCGATCTGCCCGGTGCGGCGGTACTGACCGTGGCGCTCTTTCTGCTGGTGGTGCCGCTGGTCGAGGGCCGCGCGTACGGCTGGCCACTGTGGACCTGGCTCAGCCTGGCCGCGAGCGTCCCGGCGTTCGCACTGCTCTGCCTGGTGGAGCGGCGGGTGGAGGCCGCGGGCGGCACCCCGCTCGTCCGGCTGGGTCTGCTGGGCGAGCGGCCGTTCGCGGTCGGGATGACCCTGGTCGTCCTCACGTATGCGGGCATCAACTCGCTCTTCCTGGTCCTGTCGTTGACGCTGCAGGACGGCCTGAGGAGGGACGCGCTCGGCGCCGGTCTGGTCTACACGCCCTTCGCCGTCGCCTTCTTCCTCACCAGCCTGCTGGCCGGCCGGCTCGCCCGCCACGGCCGCCGTGTGCTGCGGATCGGCGCGCTGACCGGGGCCGTGGGCTTCGTCGGCACGATCGTTCTGGCGCTCGGCGCCGGGGCCGAGCTGAGTGCCTGGGAGCTGGTGCCGCCCCTGCTCCTGGTGGGCGCGGGCAACGGCCTGCTGGTCACGCCGCTGCTGAACGCGGTGCTCGGCAATGTCGGCCCGGAGGACGTGGGCATGGCCTCGGGGGTGCTCTCCACCGGTCAGCAGATCGGCGGCGCGGTCGGCGTGGCGCTCGTCGGCATCCTCTACTACGGCGCGCTCGGCGGTGCCGCGCACAACGACACCCGCGCGTACGGGCAGGCGCTGGCGGCCGCACTGCTCCTCAACGTCGTGCTCGCCGCCGCGATCTCGGCCCTGCTGCCGCTCCTTCCGGACGCCGCCCGTCGCCGCGCGCAGGCACCGCCGTCCCGCGCCTGA
- a CDS encoding cytochrome P450 → MTTAERTEAERNTGSTGPSEDLAPLSPLAVPAARADGCPFDPAPGVERARREEPVTRATLWDGSTCWLVTRHQDVREVLGDPRFSADAARPGFPFLTAGGRELATSKPTFIRQDDPEHARLRRMLTADFMVKKMEAMRPEVQRLADDLLDRMTAGRNAADLVAEFALPLPSLVICLLLGVPYDDHEFFQDRSRLLLSLRSTAEEVRTAQADLQRYLSRLAAAKQREPDDGIVSRLVARGELDFEEIASMGRLLLIAGHETTANMTALSTLALLRNPGQLARLREDPSLIKGAVEELLRYLTIVHNGLPRVATEDVTLGGRTIRAGEGVLCTLNSANRDEGVFPGGDALDVGRDARRHVAFGFGVHQCLGQPLARVELQIAVETLLRRLPDLRLDIPFEDVPFRHDMGIYGVHALPVAW, encoded by the coding sequence ATGACGACTGCAGAACGTACCGAGGCGGAGCGCAACACCGGCAGCACCGGCCCGAGTGAGGACCTCGCTCCCCTCAGCCCCCTCGCCGTCCCGGCCGCGCGGGCCGACGGCTGCCCCTTCGATCCCGCGCCCGGCGTCGAACGGGCCCGCCGGGAGGAACCGGTCACCCGGGCCACGCTGTGGGACGGCTCCACCTGTTGGCTGGTGACCCGTCATCAGGACGTACGGGAGGTGCTCGGCGACCCGCGGTTCAGCGCGGATGCGGCCCGCCCCGGATTCCCCTTCCTCACCGCCGGCGGACGGGAACTCGCCACCTCCAAGCCGACCTTCATCCGCCAGGACGACCCCGAGCACGCACGGCTGCGCCGAATGCTCACCGCCGACTTCATGGTGAAGAAGATGGAGGCGATGCGCCCCGAGGTACAGCGCCTCGCCGACGACCTGCTCGACCGGATGACCGCGGGGCGCAACGCGGCGGATCTGGTCGCCGAGTTCGCGCTGCCGCTGCCGTCCCTGGTGATCTGCCTGCTGCTCGGCGTCCCGTACGACGACCATGAGTTCTTCCAGGACCGCAGCCGGCTCCTGCTCAGCCTCCGGTCGACGGCAGAGGAGGTGCGCACCGCACAGGCGGATCTGCAGCGCTATCTGAGCCGGCTCGCCGCGGCCAAACAGCGCGAGCCGGACGACGGCATCGTCAGCCGGCTGGTCGCCCGCGGCGAACTCGACTTCGAGGAAATCGCCTCCATGGGGCGGCTGTTGCTGATCGCGGGCCATGAGACCACCGCCAACATGACCGCGCTGTCCACCCTCGCCCTGCTGCGCAACCCCGGCCAGCTGGCGCGGCTGCGCGAGGACCCCTCGTTGATCAAGGGGGCCGTCGAGGAGCTGCTGCGCTATCTGACGATCGTCCACAACGGTCTCCCGCGGGTCGCCACCGAGGACGTCACGCTCGGCGGCCGCACCATCCGCGCCGGCGAGGGCGTGCTGTGCACCCTCAACTCCGCCAACCGGGACGAGGGCGTCTTCCCCGGGGGCGACGCACTCGACGTCGGACGCGATGCCCGCCGCCATGTCGCCTTCGGCTTCGGCGTCCACCAGTGCCTGGGCCAGCCGCTCGCCCGGGTGGAACTGCAGATAGCCGTCGAGACGCTGCTGCGCCGGCTGCCGGACCTGCGGCTCGACATCCCGTTCGAGGACGTGCCGTTCCGCCACGACATGGGGATCTACGGGGTCCACGCCCTGCCGGTCGCGTGGTGA
- a CDS encoding MarR family winged helix-turn-helix transcriptional regulator gives MPDPGRDQDPTAALQRVLATLSYLLTRSRAHERQAAEAGVTAARSDLWLLMALEDSGGVSRVGDLAALLMVEPPHVTRQISQLESQDLVERTPDTLDRRARQVAITPHGKAVLGRLQSTSQAGLHEALAGFGDADIATTVAVLNHLVAYARNKHAAEERPRGRGA, from the coding sequence ATGCCGGACCCCGGAAGAGACCAGGACCCCACCGCCGCACTGCAAAGAGTGCTGGCCACGCTGTCCTATCTGCTCACCCGCTCCCGGGCGCACGAACGCCAGGCGGCCGAGGCGGGCGTCACGGCGGCACGCTCCGATCTCTGGCTGCTGATGGCCCTGGAGGACAGCGGGGGCGTCAGCAGGGTCGGTGATCTGGCCGCACTGCTGATGGTCGAACCGCCTCATGTCACCCGGCAGATAAGCCAGTTGGAGTCCCAGGATCTGGTCGAACGGACCCCGGACACCCTCGACCGCCGCGCCCGGCAAGTGGCGATCACCCCCCACGGCAAGGCCGTTCTGGGCCGCCTCCAGAGCACCAGCCAGGCCGGTCTCCACGAGGCGCTCGCGGGCTTCGGCGATGCCGATATCGCCACCACCGTCGCCGTGCTCAACCATCTGGTGGCCTACGCCCGCAACAAGCACGCCGCCGAAGAGCGGCCGCGGGGGCGCGGGGCGTGA
- a CDS encoding TetR/AcrR family transcriptional regulator → MTAQAEADTAAGAGSEHPGPAPGPTPTPGPGPSPATAAGTHTNDAGTDTTPATDPAPGRTAILRAARRAFALRPYAEVTLRGIAADAGVSASLIVKRFGSKEQLFTAVADFGPAADALFTAPLPELGRHMVRTLVGQRRAQQGDPLLRVVFSLGISDERSLLRDRFQEQITGRLTALLTGPDAALRAELIAAQLLGLGATLSIHRTGAASTAPPEQLADLYAPALQRLLEG, encoded by the coding sequence ATGACCGCTCAGGCCGAGGCCGACACCGCCGCGGGCGCAGGCTCGGAACACCCCGGACCGGCGCCCGGCCCGACGCCCACGCCCGGCCCCGGCCCGAGCCCCGCCACCGCCGCCGGTACGCACACGAACGACGCCGGCACGGACACGACCCCCGCCACCGACCCCGCCCCCGGCCGTACCGCCATCCTGCGCGCTGCCCGGCGGGCCTTCGCCCTGCGCCCGTACGCCGAGGTCACGCTGCGCGGCATCGCGGCCGACGCGGGGGTGAGCGCCTCGCTGATCGTCAAGCGGTTCGGCAGCAAGGAGCAGCTCTTCACCGCCGTGGCCGACTTCGGACCGGCGGCCGACGCGCTGTTCACCGCGCCGCTCCCGGAACTCGGCCGGCACATGGTGCGCACGCTCGTCGGCCAACGCCGTGCCCAGCAGGGCGATCCGCTGCTGCGCGTCGTCTTCTCGCTGGGCATCAGCGATGAACGCTCGCTGCTGCGGGACCGGTTCCAGGAGCAGATCACCGGCCGGCTCACCGCCCTGCTCACCGGCCCCGACGCCGCCCTCCGGGCCGAGCTGATCGCCGCCCAGCTCCTCGGCCTGGGCGCCACCCTCAGCATCCACCGCACCGGCGCCGCCTCGACGGCCCCGCCCGAACAGCTCGCCGACCTCTACGCCCCGGCCCTCCAACGGCTCCTCGAAGGCTGA
- a CDS encoding helix-turn-helix transcriptional regulator, which produces MADLQRRRSLAEFLRSRRERLTPQRAGILPGPRRRTPGLRREEVAQLSGVSVTWYTWLEQARDITVSRQVLMSLARALMLSAVERRHLFALAGVPLPERPPGRGPGPALQRLVDALEPNPAYLLDANWDLVGWNRAEAGLIGDPGQLEPAERNLLWLVFTDPAMRSLLTDWEGQARDLIAQFRTDARQRAGDPRYEQLTGGLRESSAEFRTWWDAHDLADLGSSRRRFCHPRVGALTLDYVKLAALDAPGVKLFACLPADAATAEKLPGLQECAAGTAPDEAAVALPGGPDRKGTPDGKEDPDGKGAPDGKREALSGTEAVAPAPPPAAGRRSVVPPP; this is translated from the coding sequence ATGGCTGACCTGCAACGGCGGCGGAGTCTCGCGGAGTTCCTGCGCTCGCGGCGGGAGCGCCTCACGCCCCAGCGGGCGGGCATCCTCCCGGGTCCGCGGCGGCGCACCCCGGGGCTGCGGCGCGAAGAGGTCGCGCAGCTCTCCGGTGTCAGCGTGACCTGGTACACCTGGCTGGAGCAGGCGCGCGACATCACCGTCAGCCGGCAGGTCCTCATGAGCCTGGCGCGTGCGCTGATGCTCAGTGCGGTCGAGCGCCGGCATCTGTTCGCGCTGGCCGGGGTGCCGTTGCCGGAACGGCCGCCGGGCCGCGGTCCCGGCCCCGCCCTGCAACGGCTGGTCGACGCGCTCGAACCGAACCCCGCCTACCTCCTCGACGCCAACTGGGACCTGGTGGGCTGGAACCGCGCCGAAGCGGGCCTGATCGGCGACCCCGGCCAGCTGGAGCCGGCCGAGCGCAATCTGCTGTGGCTGGTGTTCACCGATCCGGCCATGCGGTCGCTGCTGACCGACTGGGAAGGCCAGGCGCGGGACCTGATAGCCCAGTTCCGGACCGATGCCCGCCAGCGCGCGGGCGACCCCCGCTACGAACAGCTCACCGGCGGACTGCGGGAGTCGAGCGCGGAGTTCCGGACCTGGTGGGACGCCCACGACCTCGCGGACCTCGGCAGCAGCCGCCGAAGGTTCTGCCACCCGCGGGTCGGGGCGCTGACCTTGGACTACGTGAAGCTGGCGGCCCTGGACGCCCCGGGCGTCAAGCTGTTCGCGTGTCTGCCGGCCGATGCCGCGACGGCGGAGAAGCTGCCGGGGCTGCAGGAGTGCGCGGCGGGCACGGCGCCCGATGAAGCGGCCGTCGCCCTGCCCGGGGGTCCCGACCGGAAGGGGACTCCTGACGGGAAAGAGGACCCAGACGGGAAGGGGGCTCCCGACGGGAAAAGGGAAGCGCTCAGCGGAACGGAAGCGGTTGCCCCTGCTCCTCCTCCGGCCGCGGGCCGAAGATCCGTCGTTCCGCCTCCGTGA
- a CDS encoding PadR family transcriptional regulator, translated as MALKHAVLAALLDGEYSGYQLAKAFDAGVANFWHALPQQLYAELTKLEAEGLISGRQVIQETRPNKRLFQVTDEGLAELERFAAAASKPSFIRDDLLVKVQAVDRIDAAPVIAQLEERARVAAAKAEVFTQLLARLRGDLDEAEFLARGTRLGPYLTCLRGLGFERETRDWCERIAGVLRERSRTHPRP; from the coding sequence ATGGCGCTCAAGCACGCGGTGCTGGCGGCACTGCTGGACGGCGAGTACAGCGGCTATCAGCTGGCCAAGGCGTTCGATGCCGGCGTCGCCAACTTCTGGCACGCGCTGCCGCAGCAGCTCTACGCGGAGCTGACCAAGCTGGAGGCGGAGGGCCTGATCTCCGGCCGCCAGGTGATCCAGGAGACGCGGCCCAACAAGCGGCTGTTCCAGGTCACCGACGAGGGCCTGGCGGAGCTGGAGCGGTTTGCGGCGGCCGCGTCCAAACCCTCGTTCATCCGCGACGATCTGCTGGTCAAGGTGCAGGCCGTGGACCGGATCGACGCCGCGCCGGTGATCGCGCAACTGGAGGAGCGGGCGCGGGTCGCGGCCGCCAAGGCCGAGGTGTTCACCCAGCTGCTGGCGCGGCTGCGCGGCGATCTGGACGAGGCGGAGTTCCTGGCCCGCGGCACCCGGCTCGGCCCGTATCTGACCTGTCTGCGCGGTCTCGGCTTCGAGCGGGAGACCCGTGACTGGTGCGAGCGGATCGCCGGCGTGCTGCGCGAGCGGAGCCGGACGCACCCACGCCCGTAG
- a CDS encoding peroxiredoxin-like family protein produces MSLHDELTAFLRIRYPELPAAARAVMERAGRDLAASGQAERALQPGDAAPRFSLPTATGGTVALDSLLSEGPVVLTFYRGAWCPYCNLALRALQQHHAEITARGARLVAISPQIPDESLTLTEKHALAFDVLSDLGSGTAKQYGLSFDLPDDLAAVYDSFGFDLQRVNGGHPRTLPLPATYVIDPDATIRWAFLDTDYTARAEPSDILAALDVLPRRPE; encoded by the coding sequence ATGAGCCTCCACGACGAACTCACCGCGTTCCTCCGCATCCGCTACCCCGAGCTCCCGGCCGCCGCCCGTGCGGTGATGGAGCGCGCCGGCCGCGACCTCGCCGCATCGGGCCAGGCCGAACGGGCCCTGCAGCCGGGAGACGCGGCGCCCCGCTTCAGCCTCCCCACCGCGACCGGCGGCACCGTCGCCCTGGACTCCCTGCTGTCCGAGGGTCCGGTCGTGCTCACCTTCTACCGCGGCGCCTGGTGCCCCTACTGCAACCTGGCACTGCGCGCCCTCCAGCAGCACCACGCCGAGATCACCGCCCGCGGCGCCCGGCTGGTGGCCATTTCGCCGCAGATCCCCGACGAGTCCCTCACCCTCACCGAAAAGCACGCACTCGCCTTCGACGTCCTCAGCGACCTCGGCTCGGGCACCGCCAAGCAGTACGGCCTCAGCTTCGACCTGCCCGACGACCTGGCCGCCGTGTACGACTCCTTCGGCTTCGACCTGCAGCGCGTCAACGGCGGCCACCCGCGCACCCTCCCGCTGCCCGCCACCTACGTCATCGACCCCGACGCCACCATCCGCTGGGCCTTCCTCGACACCGACTACACCGCACGCGCCGAACCGTCCGACATTCTCGCCGCCCTCGACGTATTGCCCCGGCGCCCGGAATGA
- a CDS encoding nuclear transport factor 2 family protein — MGTTADRFKAAVEAADLDAVEELFTEDVRLYSPVKFTPFEGRPMVLGLFGVLLRTFKDFHYVGELAGSAQTAAGPDGGSADSTVLIFRATVNGKQIHGIDLLQFDDAGRIKEFTVMVRPQSAVQALGEAVLAGLVEDGLVPRP; from the coding sequence ATGGGAACGACGGCGGACCGCTTCAAGGCAGCGGTGGAGGCAGCGGATCTCGACGCGGTGGAGGAGCTGTTCACCGAGGACGTGCGCCTGTACAGCCCGGTGAAGTTCACGCCCTTCGAGGGGCGGCCGATGGTGCTCGGGCTCTTCGGGGTGCTGCTGCGCACGTTCAAGGACTTCCATTACGTCGGCGAACTCGCGGGCAGCGCCCAGACGGCGGCGGGCCCGGACGGCGGCTCCGCCGACTCGACGGTCCTCATCTTCCGGGCCACCGTGAACGGCAAGCAGATCCACGGCATCGACCTGCTGCAGTTCGACGACGCGGGCCGGATCAAGGAGTTCACGGTGATGGTGCGGCCGCAGTCCGCGGTGCAGGCACTGGGCGAGGCGGTACTCGCCGGGCTGGTCGAGGACGGGCTGGTGCCCCGGCCGTGA
- a CDS encoding TetR/AcrR family transcriptional regulator, protein MPDIKHFNPDIVLDDAIQVFWRQGLPTTGIQALVSATGVSRSSLYAAFGSKDGLYAAALDRYIAQHSTPAFAALSSSTAGLSSVEEFFAGLIEVRCAGPVAGWGCMVTNAYAGPECGDPGIRTLLEEHHATLESAMRAALATAEELGQLQPDHDLDASAAVLATLAYGVNLRSRAGAGARTLTDTVTAALAPLRAHASPQEPPPQ, encoded by the coding sequence ATGCCCGACATCAAGCACTTCAACCCCGACATCGTGCTCGACGACGCGATCCAGGTCTTCTGGCGCCAGGGCCTGCCCACGACCGGTATCCAGGCGCTGGTGTCCGCGACCGGAGTGAGCCGCTCCAGCCTCTATGCGGCCTTCGGCAGCAAGGACGGCCTCTATGCCGCGGCGCTGGACCGCTATATAGCGCAGCACTCGACACCGGCCTTCGCCGCACTGTCGTCGTCCACCGCGGGGTTGTCCTCGGTCGAGGAATTCTTCGCCGGGCTGATCGAGGTGCGCTGCGCCGGCCCGGTCGCCGGCTGGGGCTGCATGGTCACCAATGCCTACGCCGGCCCGGAATGCGGCGACCCCGGCATCCGCACCCTGCTCGAAGAACACCACGCCACGCTGGAGTCGGCCATGCGAGCGGCCCTGGCCACCGCCGAGGAGCTGGGCCAGCTCCAGCCGGACCACGATCTCGACGCGTCCGCCGCGGTGCTGGCCACCCTCGCGTACGGCGTCAATCTGCGTTCCCGTGCGGGCGCCGGTGCCCGGACGCTCACCGACACGGTGACCGCCGCCCTCGCACCCCTGCGTGCCCACGCCTCACCTCAGGAGCCCCCACCGCAATGA
- a CDS encoding MFS transporter encodes MPAAIPEPVATDRPAEAHHPRALVGVLAFCGVVVAVMQTLVVPLLPHIPRLTGATPATASWLVTITLLTGAICTPVLGRVGDMYGKRRVLLASLGVLVLGSVLCAVSSQIGVLIAGRALQGAALAVVPLGISIMRDELPPVRVLSSVALMSSTLGIGAAVGLPVAALVIEHSEWHTMFWVSAGLGLLDVVLVLSCVPESPLRSRGRFDVLGTLGLTVALSCLLLAVTQGAGWGWTSAPTLGLSAAAVLTGLAWGRYELRCASPMVDLRVSARPAVLLTNLAALLIGFAFYANSLATAQMVQEPRSTGYGLGASLVVSGLCLLPGGLSMVALSPVSARISAKHGPKVTLALAAGLMAVGYVVRFFTSHQLWMIIAGATVVAAGTAIGYSALPALVMRAVPAAETGAANGLNTLMRSVGQAFCSAAVAAVLANVTFRAGGRTAPTLHAYLLVFLIAGGAALLALAVTLCLPGRRSEPPAGTVGQVRRPAPLGRTALTQEDA; translated from the coding sequence ATGCCCGCAGCGATACCCGAGCCCGTGGCCACCGACCGCCCCGCCGAGGCCCACCACCCCCGCGCACTCGTCGGCGTCCTCGCCTTCTGCGGTGTCGTCGTGGCCGTCATGCAGACGCTCGTCGTACCGCTGCTGCCGCACATCCCCCGGCTCACCGGCGCCACCCCGGCCACCGCGAGCTGGCTGGTCACCATCACCCTGCTCACCGGCGCGATCTGCACCCCCGTCCTGGGCAGGGTCGGCGACATGTACGGGAAGCGCCGGGTGCTGCTGGCCTCCCTCGGCGTCCTGGTGCTCGGATCCGTGCTGTGCGCCGTCAGTTCGCAGATCGGGGTGCTCATCGCGGGACGGGCCCTCCAGGGCGCGGCGCTCGCGGTGGTGCCGCTCGGCATCAGCATCATGCGCGACGAGCTGCCGCCCGTACGGGTGCTGTCCTCGGTCGCGCTGATGAGCTCCACCCTGGGCATCGGCGCCGCGGTCGGACTGCCGGTCGCCGCGCTGGTCATCGAGCACTCCGAGTGGCACACCATGTTCTGGGTCTCGGCGGGCCTCGGGCTGCTGGACGTCGTACTGGTGCTGAGCTGTGTGCCCGAATCGCCGCTGCGCTCGCGCGGCCGCTTCGACGTCCTGGGCACGCTCGGCCTGACCGTCGCCCTGAGCTGCCTGCTGCTCGCGGTGACCCAGGGCGCCGGCTGGGGCTGGACCTCGGCGCCGACCCTCGGGCTGTCGGCCGCGGCCGTGCTGACCGGCCTGGCGTGGGGCCGGTACGAGCTGCGGTGCGCGTCGCCGATGGTCGATCTGCGGGTCTCGGCCCGGCCCGCGGTACTGCTGACGAACCTCGCCGCGCTGCTGATCGGCTTCGCCTTCTACGCCAACTCGCTGGCCACCGCGCAGATGGTCCAGGAACCCCGGAGCACCGGATACGGGCTGGGCGCGTCCCTCGTGGTCAGCGGGCTGTGCCTGCTGCCGGGCGGGCTCTCGATGGTGGCGCTGTCGCCGGTGTCCGCGCGGATCTCGGCGAAGCACGGGCCGAAGGTCACCCTGGCGCTGGCCGCCGGGCTGATGGCGGTGGGGTACGTGGTGCGCTTCTTCACCAGCCACCAGCTGTGGATGATCATCGCCGGCGCGACGGTGGTGGCCGCCGGCACCGCGATCGGCTACTCCGCGCTGCCCGCGCTCGTGATGCGCGCGGTGCCGGCCGCCGAGACCGGGGCGGCCAACGGCCTGAACACGCTGATGCGTTCGGTGGGGCAGGCCTTCTGCAGCGCGGCGGTCGCCGCCGTACTGGCCAATGTCACCTTCCGCGCGGGCGGCCGGACCGCGCCGACCCTGCATGCGTATCTGCTGGTCTTCCTCATCGCGGGCGGCGCCGCGCTGCTCGCCCTGGCTGTCACGCTGTGCCTGCCGGGCCGCCGCTCCGAACCGCCGGCCGGTACGGTCGGGCAGGTCCGGCGACCGGCCCCGCTGGGGCGGACGGCGCTCACCCAGGAGGACGCATGA